A stretch of Acidobacteriota bacterium DNA encodes these proteins:
- a CDS encoding dipeptide epimerase: MKIVSIDIYKADIPFHEPFRIAIMEIVSAKSLLVRINTDAGIYGFGEANPTWGITGETQEIDLAGAVDLAKLLIGKDPLAIEERMREINRFLVHNSTIRSAFDMALYDILGKTAGLPLYAVFGGGKRTFFSDNTIGIADPDYMAEKARSYKERGFKAIKVKLGTTAREDIKRIEKIRKAIGEGLPIRIDANQGWDYHTAVTVLRALEPMGIEYCEQPVAHWDYENMRRVREKTTIAIMADESLFDHHDAIKLASMGCCDYFNIKLAKSGGLHTALKINAIAEGAGIRCMVGCMTETRLGLTAGAHLVSARPNIRYADLDGCFMLKEDPIMGGASYSEGGEITLPDDPGIGADIDPTFLKRCEVITIK, from the coding sequence ATGAAGATTGTCAGCATCGATATCTACAAGGCGGATATCCCGTTCCACGAGCCCTTCCGGATAGCGATTATGGAGATCGTAAGTGCCAAGAGCCTGCTCGTCAGGATAAACACCGATGCCGGAATCTATGGCTTCGGCGAGGCGAACCCCACCTGGGGGATCACCGGGGAGACCCAGGAGATCGATCTGGCAGGAGCGGTCGATCTCGCCAAGCTCCTCATCGGCAAGGATCCACTCGCCATCGAGGAGCGGATGAGGGAGATAAACCGATTCCTCGTCCACAACTCCACCATAAGAAGCGCCTTCGATATGGCGCTCTACGACATCCTGGGAAAAACCGCGGGTCTACCCCTGTACGCGGTCTTCGGAGGGGGAAAAAGGACCTTCTTCAGCGATAATACCATAGGGATCGCCGATCCCGACTATATGGCGGAGAAAGCGCGCTCCTACAAAGAACGGGGCTTCAAGGCGATAAAGGTAAAGCTCGGCACCACTGCCAGGGAGGATATCAAACGGATCGAGAAGATCAGAAAGGCGATAGGAGAGGGTCTTCCTATCCGGATCGACGCCAACCAGGGGTGGGATTACCATACCGCGGTCACCGTGCTCAGGGCGCTTGAGCCGATGGGGATCGAGTACTGCGAACAGCCGGTTGCCCACTGGGATTACGAGAATATGCGCCGGGTAAGGGAGAAGACAACCATCGCCATTATGGCTGATGAATCCCTCTTCGACCATCACGACGCCATAAAGCTCGCCTCGATGGGCTGTTGTGATTACTTCAATATCAAGCTGGCGAAATCAGGAGGTCTTCATACCGCTTTAAAGATCAACGCCATAGCGGAGGGAGCGGGCATCCGCTGTATGGTGGGCTGTATGACGGAGACAAGGCTTGGCTTAACCGCAGGAGCGCATTTAGTTTCCGCCCGTCCCAACATCAGGTACGCCGACCTCGACGGCTGCTTTATGCTGAAGGAGGACCCGATTATGGGCGGAGCGAGCTACAGCGAGGGAGGAGAGATCACCCTTCCCGATGATCCCGGTATCGGAGCGGATATCGACCCCACCTTCCTCAAACGGTGTGAGGTGATCACCATAAAATAG
- a CDS encoding CocE/NonD family hydrolase yields the protein MKKGLRLFTIISLILALAIGASASGAKEIISKPRYKVRMDLGVMIPMRDGVRLSTDFYFPDAKGKFPTILIRTPYNNSTSRYDRYGKFYASRGYVVAIQDCRGRYDSEGEWEPFVNEGRDGYDTIEWIAKQPWSNGKVGMTGVSYVGMVQWLAAAENPPHLTCIFSYGSPSNIYGDTWICNGTLYLMDSITWAFLMDGRTNQNLGVNDWLNLKDHLPIITLDEFLGRKIDFWKKWLSHPNYDEFWKKRGMDGKYEKLDVPAVSVTGWYDDGQLGELANHCGLMKKGSDFAKKNSKLIIGYWRHGGPYPHTNNYYTKLGALDFGPDALFDLETYELRWFDYWLKGYENNIMNEPKVKLFLLGENRWIDEDGWPPPDAEYTNFYFHSKGKANTLFGDGKLDTTPPGDEPPDKYTYDPADPVPSIRGGHGARGGISSDPVDQRVNEKRMDVLCYTSDVLTEDVTVVGPVKIVLYAASSAVDTDFCGKLVDVHPNGAAYNVCYAATGLISARFRNSFEKPSLIKPGKVYRYEIMLRPTGIVFKKGHRIRVEVSSSDFPIYNRNLNTGKDPYTSTEMVKAHQTIYHNAKYPSHIVLPVIKKKK from the coding sequence ATGAAAAAGGGGCTTAGACTTTTCACCATCATCAGTCTGATCCTCGCCCTCGCCATCGGGGCAAGCGCCTCAGGGGCAAAGGAGATAATCTCCAAGCCGAGGTACAAGGTTCGGATGGACCTTGGGGTGATGATCCCGATGAGGGATGGGGTGAGGCTCTCCACCGATTTCTACTTTCCGGATGCCAAGGGCAAGTTTCCCACCATCCTCATAAGGACGCCCTACAACAACAGCACCTCCCGCTACGACCGGTACGGCAAGTTCTACGCCAGCCGGGGCTATGTGGTGGCGATCCAGGACTGCCGGGGAAGATACGACTCCGAGGGCGAATGGGAGCCCTTCGTAAACGAGGGACGGGATGGCTATGACACCATCGAATGGATCGCCAAACAGCCCTGGAGCAACGGCAAGGTGGGGATGACCGGGGTGAGCTATGTCGGTATGGTCCAATGGCTGGCAGCAGCGGAGAACCCTCCGCATCTCACCTGCATTTTCAGCTACGGATCACCGAGCAACATCTACGGCGACACCTGGATCTGCAACGGCACCCTCTATCTGATGGATTCCATCACCTGGGCTTTCCTTATGGATGGGCGGACAAACCAGAACCTCGGGGTGAACGATTGGCTCAACCTGAAGGACCATCTCCCTATCATCACCTTAGATGAGTTTCTGGGAAGGAAGATAGACTTCTGGAAAAAGTGGCTCTCCCACCCCAACTACGACGAATTCTGGAAGAAACGGGGGATGGACGGGAAATACGAGAAGCTCGATGTCCCCGCGGTGAGCGTAACCGGCTGGTACGATGATGGCCAATTGGGGGAGTTAGCCAATCATTGCGGGTTGATGAAAAAGGGAAGCGATTTCGCCAAGAAGAACTCCAAACTCATCATCGGCTACTGGCGCCACGGAGGACCCTACCCTCACACCAACAATTACTACACCAAGCTCGGCGCTTTGGATTTCGGTCCCGATGCCCTGTTCGACCTCGAGACATACGAGCTCCGCTGGTTCGACTATTGGCTCAAGGGGTATGAGAACAACATTATGAACGAGCCCAAGGTAAAACTCTTCCTCCTCGGTGAGAACCGCTGGATAGACGAGGATGGCTGGCCCCCGCCCGATGCGGAATACACCAACTTCTACTTCCACAGCAAGGGGAAGGCGAATACCTTATTCGGCGATGGTAAGCTCGATACCACTCCTCCGGGCGATGAACCGCCGGATAAGTACACCTACGATCCAGCGGACCCCGTGCCCTCGATAAGGGGGGGACATGGTGCCCGGGGCGGTATCTCCTCCGATCCGGTGGATCAGCGGGTGAACGAGAAGCGGATGGATGTCCTCTGCTATACCTCCGATGTCTTAACCGAGGATGTAACCGTGGTCGGTCCGGTGAAGATCGTGCTTTATGCCGCCTCATCCGCGGTGGATACCGACTTCTGCGGTAAGTTGGTCGATGTCCATCCAAACGGCGCTGCTTACAATGTGTGCTATGCTGCCACCGGTTTGATATCGGCGAGGTTCAGGAACTCCTTTGAAAAGCCGTCCCTCATCAAGCCGGGCAAGGTATATCGCTACGAGATAATGCTAAGGCCTACGGGGATCGTCTTTAAGAAGGGGCATCGGATCCGGGTAGAGGTATCGAGCAGCGATTTCCCCATCTACAACCGGAACCTGAACACGGGGAAGGATCCCTACACCTCGACCGAGATGGTGAAGGCGCACCAGACGATCTACCACAATGCGAAATACCCCTCTCATATCGTCCTCCCGGTGATCAAGAAGAAAAAATAG
- a CDS encoding DUF997 family protein produces MNKEKGKLEGKFNETGRLKVARKVFLLAWCYFSLYLLVLLGSSYLLGTKPYLFGLPRWVAIGNIVVPLFFVILLIFVAERFIPDIPLTDDDGGQKEERR; encoded by the coding sequence ATGAATAAGGAAAAGGGCAAGCTTGAGGGAAAATTTAACGAGACGGGAAGGCTCAAGGTAGCCCGGAAGGTCTTCCTCTTAGCCTGGTGCTATTTCAGCCTTTATCTCCTTGTCCTTCTCGGCTCCTCCTATCTTTTGGGGACAAAACCGTATCTTTTCGGTCTTCCCCGCTGGGTTGCCATCGGAAACATCGTAGTCCCCCTCTTCTTCGTGATACTGCTCATCTTCGTGGCGGAAAGGTTCATCCCGGACATCCCCTTAACCGACGATGATGGAGGTCAAAAGGAGGAAAGAAGATGA